In Mycobacterium sp. Aquia_216, a genomic segment contains:
- the trxA gene encoding thioredoxin codes for MTTQDLTAEQFNATIENNDIVLVDFWASWCGPCRQFGPTFQASSEKHPDIVHAKVDTEAQQELAAAAQIRSIPTLMAFKKGKLLFNQPGALPPAALEDLVQQVRDFDVDAVQAEQA; via the coding sequence GTGACGACACAGGATCTCACTGCGGAGCAGTTCAACGCGACCATCGAAAACAACGACATCGTGCTGGTTGACTTCTGGGCTTCCTGGTGTGGGCCATGTCGCCAGTTCGGGCCGACTTTCCAGGCGTCGTCGGAAAAACACCCTGACATCGTGCATGCCAAGGTCGATACCGAGGCCCAACAAGAGCTGGCCGCCGCGGCCCAGATTCGGTCCATCCCGACGCTGATGGCCTTCAAGAAGGGCAAGTTGCTGTTCAACCAGCCCGGGGCATTGCCGCCGGCGGCGTTGGAGGATCTGGTGCAGCAAGTCAGGGACTTCGACGTCGACGCGGTTCAAGCAGAGCAAGCCTGA
- a CDS encoding enoyl-CoA hydratase codes for MGRWPRSRYRSRVSLVLVEHPRPGVALITLNRPERMNSMAFDVMVPLKEALEQVTYDNSVRVVVLTGAGRGFSSGADHKSAGTVPNVDGLTRPTYALRSMEILDDVILMLRRLHQPVIAAVNGAAIGGGLCLALAADIRVASTNAYFRAAGINNGLTASELGLSYLLPRAIGASRAFEIMLTGRDVTAEEAERIGLVSCQVPEGQLLDTCYAIAARIAAFSRPGVELTKRTLWTGLDAGSLEGHMQAEGLGQLFVRLLTANFEEAVAARAERRPAVFTDDK; via the coding sequence ATAGGTCGCTGGCCTCGGTCGCGATACCGTTCACGGGTGAGTTTGGTACTCGTTGAACACCCGCGGCCCGGTGTTGCCTTGATCACCCTCAATCGGCCCGAGCGCATGAATTCCATGGCGTTCGACGTCATGGTGCCGTTGAAAGAGGCCCTGGAACAGGTCACCTACGACAACTCCGTGCGAGTCGTCGTACTGACCGGGGCGGGTCGGGGGTTCTCCTCCGGTGCTGATCACAAATCTGCGGGCACCGTGCCGAACGTGGATGGGCTCACGCGCCCTACGTACGCACTGCGTTCGATGGAGATTCTCGACGACGTCATCCTGATGCTGCGGCGCCTGCATCAGCCGGTCATCGCCGCGGTCAACGGCGCGGCGATCGGCGGTGGGTTGTGCCTGGCGCTTGCCGCCGACATCCGGGTGGCCTCCACCAACGCCTATTTCCGGGCTGCCGGCATCAACAACGGGTTGACCGCCAGCGAACTGGGTCTGTCCTACCTGCTGCCGAGGGCCATCGGAGCGTCGCGGGCCTTCGAGATCATGCTGACCGGCCGCGACGTCACCGCCGAGGAGGCCGAGCGCATCGGGCTGGTGTCATGTCAGGTCCCCGAGGGTCAATTGCTGGACACCTGCTATGCGATCGCCGCGCGGATAGCCGCGTTCTCCCGGCCCGGAGTCGAGTTGACCAAACGCACACTCTGGACTGGACTGGACGCCGGTAGTCTGGAAGGGCACATGCAAGCCGAAGGCTTGGGACAGCTTTTCGTCCGACTGCTCACCGCCAACTTCGAAGAAGCGGTTGCTGCGCGCGCGGAACGGCGGCCCGCGGTGTTCACCGACGACAAATAG
- the ripA gene encoding NlpC/P60 family peptidoglycan endopeptidase RipA yields the protein MRRTRRGSAARPVARLIRPLIPTVLSVAMLVTTPGLAQGDPNADTLGALIANVAKANQRLEDLSAEIQSEQEAVNKALVDVETARDNVTAAEHDVEVSQQSVKDANAAIAAAQRRFDTFAAATYMNGPSGSYLTASSPEDIIATESASRTLATSSQTVMANLQRARTEQVNKESAARLAKQKAEKAAADAKSSQDAAVAALTESKHKFDDQREQITRLAAERDEAQAKLQQAQLASAYWSTGADGPGAPTSGDRWDPGAPAGTPPSGGRHWDGWDPTLPAVPSANVPGDPVAVINQVLGISATSTQVTAQMGKGFLQSIGILKPDDTGITNATPGGVGGRIPRVYGRQASEYVIRRGMSQIGVPYSWGGGNAAGPSKGIDSGAGITGFDCSGLVLYSFAGVGIKLPHYSGSQYGLGRKIPSAQMRRGDVIFYGPGGSQHVTIYLGQGQMLEAPDIGLKVRVAPVRTSGMTPYVIRYIDY from the coding sequence ATGAGACGCACACGCCGGGGCTCTGCTGCGCGGCCGGTCGCCAGGTTAATCCGTCCGTTGATTCCGACGGTCCTGAGCGTGGCGATGCTCGTCACCACACCGGGTCTGGCGCAGGGTGATCCGAACGCCGACACTCTCGGCGCGCTGATCGCCAACGTCGCCAAGGCCAACCAGCGCCTGGAAGACCTGAGCGCAGAAATCCAGTCGGAGCAAGAGGCCGTCAACAAGGCCCTCGTCGATGTCGAGACCGCACGGGACAACGTGACCGCGGCCGAGCACGACGTGGAGGTCAGCCAGCAATCGGTCAAGGATGCCAACGCGGCAATCGCTGCGGCCCAACGTCGTTTCGACACTTTCGCGGCAGCCACCTATATGAACGGTCCGTCGGGCAGCTACCTGACCGCGAGCAGTCCCGAGGACATCATCGCCACCGAGAGCGCCTCGAGGACCCTGGCGACGAGTTCCCAGACGGTGATGGCCAACCTGCAGCGGGCCCGGACCGAACAGGTCAACAAGGAATCCGCCGCGCGGCTGGCCAAGCAGAAAGCTGAAAAGGCCGCTGCCGACGCGAAATCCAGCCAGGATGCCGCGGTCGCCGCGCTGACCGAGTCGAAGCACAAGTTCGACGATCAGCGTGAGCAGATCACTCGCCTGGCTGCCGAGCGTGACGAGGCCCAGGCGAAACTTCAGCAGGCCCAACTCGCGTCCGCGTATTGGTCCACCGGTGCGGACGGGCCCGGTGCGCCCACGTCGGGCGACCGGTGGGATCCGGGAGCACCGGCCGGGACACCCCCGTCCGGGGGCAGGCATTGGGACGGTTGGGATCCCACGCTGCCCGCGGTGCCCAGCGCCAACGTGCCGGGCGACCCGGTCGCGGTGATCAACCAGGTGCTGGGGATCTCGGCCACCTCGACGCAGGTCACCGCGCAAATGGGGAAGGGCTTCCTGCAGTCGATCGGCATCCTCAAGCCCGACGACACCGGGATCACCAACGCCACACCGGGTGGAGTCGGGGGACGCATTCCACGGGTCTACGGTCGGCAGGCCTCCGAATACGTAATCCGTCGCGGCATGTCGCAGATCGGCGTGCCCTACTCCTGGGGCGGTGGCAACGCGGCCGGCCCCAGTAAAGGAATCGACTCCGGCGCCGGGATCACCGGCTTCGACTGTTCGGGGCTGGTCTTGTACTCGTTCGCCGGGGTGGGCATCAAGCTGCCGCACTACTCGGGTTCGCAGTACGGCCTGGGCCGCAAGATCCCGTCCGCTCAGATGCGCCGCGGCGACGTCATCTTCTACGGGCCCGGTGGTAGCCAGCACGTGACGATCTATCTCGGCCAAGGCCAGATGCTCGAGGCCCCCGACATCGGTTTGAAGGTGCGCGTTGCGCCCGTGCGCACCAGCGGCATGACGCCCTATGTGATCCGCTACATCGACTACTAA
- a CDS encoding helix-turn-helix domain-containing protein, producing the protein MPKSKEMRAELLDELRNAYEGGASIRTLVANTGRSYGSIHSMLRESGTTMRSRGGPNHTSRHR; encoded by the coding sequence GTGCCAAAGTCGAAAGAGATGCGCGCCGAGCTGTTGGACGAGCTGCGCAATGCCTACGAAGGCGGAGCGAGTATTCGCACGCTCGTTGCCAATACCGGCAGGTCGTACGGGTCGATTCACAGCATGCTGCGTGAGTCGGGTACCACGATGCGCAGCCGGGGCGGCCCCAACCATACGTCTCGCCACCGCTAG
- a CDS encoding aconitate hydratase: MTSQESVNSFGARDTLTVGEQSYQIYRLDAVPNTEKLPYSLKVLAENLLRNEDGANITKDHIEAIANWDPKAEPSIEIQYTPARVVMQDFTGVPCIVDLATMREAIGDLGGDAEKVNPLAPADLVIDHSVIADLFGTADAFERNVEIEYQRNGERYQFLRWGQGAFDDFKVVPPGTGIVHQVNIEYLASVVMERNGVAYPDTCVGTDSHTTMVNGLGVLGWGVGGIEAEAAMLGQPVSMLIPRVVGFKLTGEIQAGVTATDVVLTVTEMLRKHGVVGKFVEFYGKGVAEVPLANRATLGNMSPEFGSTAAIFPIDEETIKYLEFTGRKPEQLALVEAYAKEQGLWHEPEHEPAFSEYLELDLSDVVPSIAGPKRPQDRIVLSEAKSTFRKTIPSYVGDDPDKNEYSKLDEELDETFPASDPGQVANGHADDRAPVQSAAAYSKGRVSNPVSVKTEAYGDFVLDHGAVVIAAITSCTNTSNPEVMLGAALLARNAVEKGLASKPWVKTTMAPGSQVVNDYYDKAGLWPYLEKLGFYLVGYGCTTCIGNSGPLPEEISKAINDNDLSVAAVLSGNRNFEGRINPDVKMNYLASPPLVVAYALAGSMDFDFESQALGKDKEGNDVFLKDIWPSQQDVSDTIAAAISQEMFVKNYGDVFKGDERWRNLPTPSGNTFEWAEGSTYVRKPPYFEGMSAEPEPVKDISGARVLALLGDSVTTDHISPASSIKPGTPAAQYLDEHGVERADYNSFGSRRGNHEVMIRGTFANIRLRNQLLDDVSGGYTRDFTQDGGPQAFIYDAAQNYAAENIPLVVLGGKEYGSGSSRDWAAKGTALLGVRAVITESFERIHRSNLIGMGVIPLQFPEGESADSLGLDGTETFDITGIEALNDGKTPKTVHVKATKDSGGDAAGKVTEFDAVVRIDTPGEADYYRNGGILQYVLRNMLKSG, translated from the coding sequence GTGACTAGCCAAGAATCTGTGAACTCGTTCGGAGCCCGCGACACCCTGACGGTCGGCGAGCAGAGTTACCAGATCTATCGTCTCGACGCCGTTCCCAATACCGAGAAGCTTCCGTACAGCCTCAAGGTTCTTGCCGAGAACCTGCTGCGCAACGAAGACGGCGCCAACATCACCAAGGACCACATCGAGGCGATCGCGAACTGGGATCCGAAGGCGGAACCCAGCATTGAGATTCAGTACACGCCCGCCCGGGTCGTGATGCAGGACTTCACCGGCGTTCCGTGCATCGTCGACCTGGCCACCATGCGCGAGGCGATCGGCGACCTGGGCGGCGACGCGGAGAAGGTCAACCCGCTGGCGCCGGCCGACCTGGTGATCGACCACTCGGTGATCGCCGACCTGTTCGGCACCGCCGACGCGTTCGAGCGCAACGTCGAGATCGAATACCAGCGCAACGGCGAGCGCTACCAGTTCCTGCGCTGGGGCCAAGGCGCGTTCGACGACTTCAAGGTGGTGCCTCCGGGCACCGGCATCGTGCATCAGGTCAACATCGAATACCTGGCCAGCGTGGTGATGGAGCGCAACGGCGTGGCCTACCCCGACACCTGTGTGGGCACCGACTCACATACGACGATGGTCAACGGGCTCGGCGTGCTGGGCTGGGGCGTCGGTGGTATCGAGGCCGAGGCCGCGATGCTCGGCCAGCCGGTATCGATGCTCATCCCCCGGGTCGTCGGTTTCAAGCTGACCGGCGAGATTCAGGCCGGCGTCACGGCCACCGACGTTGTGCTGACGGTCACCGAGATGCTGCGCAAGCACGGCGTAGTCGGCAAGTTCGTCGAGTTCTACGGCAAGGGCGTAGCCGAGGTGCCGTTGGCCAACCGCGCCACCCTGGGCAACATGAGCCCCGAATTCGGTTCCACCGCAGCGATTTTCCCGATCGACGAAGAGACCATCAAGTACCTGGAGTTCACCGGCCGCAAGCCCGAGCAGCTGGCGCTGGTCGAGGCCTACGCCAAGGAACAGGGCCTGTGGCACGAGCCCGAGCACGAGCCCGCATTTTCGGAATATCTGGAACTGGACCTGTCCGACGTGGTGCCCTCCATCGCGGGCCCGAAGCGGCCGCAGGACCGAATCGTGTTGTCCGAGGCCAAGTCCACGTTCCGCAAGACCATTCCCAGCTACGTCGGCGACGACCCCGACAAGAACGAGTACTCGAAGCTTGACGAGGAGCTCGACGAGACGTTCCCGGCCAGCGACCCGGGGCAGGTGGCCAACGGCCACGCCGACGACCGCGCTCCGGTGCAGTCGGCCGCCGCGTACTCGAAGGGCCGGGTGAGCAACCCGGTGTCGGTGAAGACGGAGGCGTACGGCGACTTCGTGCTCGACCACGGCGCGGTGGTGATCGCCGCGATCACGTCGTGCACCAACACCTCCAACCCCGAGGTGATGCTGGGCGCCGCGTTGCTGGCCCGCAACGCCGTCGAGAAAGGACTGGCATCCAAGCCGTGGGTGAAGACCACGATGGCGCCGGGCTCGCAGGTGGTCAACGATTACTACGACAAGGCCGGCCTCTGGCCGTATCTGGAGAAGCTCGGTTTCTATCTGGTCGGCTACGGCTGCACCACATGCATCGGCAACTCGGGCCCGCTGCCCGAGGAAATCTCAAAGGCGATCAACGACAACGATCTTTCGGTGGCGGCCGTGCTGTCCGGCAACCGGAACTTCGAGGGCCGGATCAACCCCGACGTCAAGATGAACTACCTGGCGTCGCCACCGCTGGTCGTCGCCTACGCGTTGGCCGGCAGCATGGATTTCGACTTTGAATCCCAGGCACTCGGCAAGGACAAAGAAGGCAACGACGTTTTCCTCAAAGACATCTGGCCGTCGCAGCAGGACGTTTCCGACACCATCGCCGCGGCGATCAGCCAGGAGATGTTCGTCAAGAACTACGGCGACGTCTTCAAAGGCGATGAGCGCTGGCGGAATCTACCGACCCCGAGCGGCAACACCTTTGAATGGGCCGAGGGCTCGACGTATGTGCGGAAGCCACCGTACTTCGAGGGGATGTCCGCCGAACCGGAGCCGGTCAAGGACATCAGTGGAGCGCGGGTGCTGGCACTGCTCGGCGATTCGGTGACCACCGACCACATCTCCCCCGCGAGCAGCATCAAGCCGGGCACACCGGCCGCCCAGTACCTCGACGAGCACGGTGTCGAGCGCGCGGACTACAACTCGTTCGGATCGCGCCGCGGCAATCACGAGGTCATGATTCGCGGCACGTTCGCCAACATCCGCTTGCGTAACCAGCTGCTCGACGACGTGTCCGGTGGCTACACCCGCGACTTCACCCAAGATGGCGGGCCACAGGCGTTCATCTACGACGCGGCGCAAAACTATGCGGCAGAAAACATTCCGCTGGTGGTGCTGGGCGGCAAGGAGTACGGCTCCGGTTCGTCGCGGGACTGGGCGGCCAAGGGCACGGCGCTGCTGGGCGTGCGGGCGGTGATCACCGAGTCGTTCGAGCGCATCCACCGCTCCAACCTGATCGGGATGGGTGTGATCCCGCTGCAATTCCCCGAAGGGGAGTCCGCGGACTCGCTGGGACTGGACGGCACCGAGACGTTCGACATCACCGGAATCGAGGCGCTCAACGACGGCAAGACGCCGAAGACGGTGCACGTCAAGGCCACCAAGGACTCCGGTGGTGACGCCGCCGGAAAGGTCACAGAGTTCGACGCGGTGGTGCGCATCGACACCCCCGGTGAAGCCGATTACTACCGCAACGGCGGCATTCTGCAGTACGTGCTGCGCAACATGCTCAAGTCCGGCTAG
- a CDS encoding TetR/AcrR family transcriptional regulator encodes MPKVSEDHLAARRRQILDGARRCFAQHGYDRATVRRLEQSIGMSRGAIFHHFRDKDALFFALAHEDAERMADVASREGLIQVMRDMLAAPDQFDWLATRLEIARKLRNDPAFSRGWSERSAELAAATHGRLQRQKEAQRVRDDVPGDVLQCYLELVLDGLVARLASGEDPQRLAAVLDLVENSVRRNDSGT; translated from the coding sequence GTGCCCAAAGTCAGCGAGGACCATCTGGCGGCTCGGCGCCGCCAGATCCTTGACGGCGCTCGTCGTTGCTTCGCCCAACACGGCTATGACAGAGCCACCGTTCGGCGACTCGAGCAGTCGATCGGGATGTCGCGTGGTGCGATCTTCCACCACTTCCGGGACAAGGACGCGCTGTTTTTCGCGCTCGCGCACGAGGACGCCGAGCGGATGGCCGACGTTGCCTCGCGCGAGGGTCTCATCCAGGTGATGCGCGACATGCTCGCCGCGCCCGACCAGTTCGACTGGTTGGCCACCCGATTGGAGATCGCGCGCAAGCTACGCAACGACCCCGCGTTCAGCCGCGGATGGTCGGAGCGTTCCGCGGAACTGGCAGCGGCGACACACGGTCGGCTGCAGCGCCAGAAGGAGGCGCAACGGGTGCGCGACGACGTGCCCGGTGACGTGTTGCAGTGCTATCTGGAACTGGTCCTGGACGGATTGGTGGCCCGGCTGGCTTCGGGGGAAGATCCGCAGCGGCTGGCCGCCGTCCTCGACCTGGTGGAGAACTCGGTGCGCCGCAACGACTCTGGGACGTAG
- a CDS encoding ABC-F family ATP-binding cassette domain-containing protein, translated as MITATGLEVRAGARILLSPDGPDLRIQPGDRIGLVGRNGAGKTTTLRILAGESEPYAGAVTRIGEIGYLPQDPKEGDLDVLARDRVLSARGLDVLLTDLEKQQALMAEVADDEARDRAIRRYGQLEERFVALGGYGAESEAGRICASLGLPERVMTQQLCTLSGGQRRRVELSRILFAASDTGAGSSTTLLLDEPTNHLDADSLGWLRDFLRSHNGGLVVISHNVELLADVVNRVWFLDAVRGEVDVYNMTWQKYLDARATDEQRRRRERANAERKATALRSQAAKLGAKATKAVAAQNMLRRADRMMAALDEERVADRVARIKFPTPAACGRTPLVAKGLSKSYGSLEVFTGVDLAIDRGSRVVVLGLNGAGKTTLLRLLAGAETPDTGGLEPGHGLRTGYFAQEHDTIDNDATVWENIRHAAPESGEQDLRGLLGAFMFSGAQLDQPAGTLSGGEKTRLALAGLVASTANVLLLDEPTNNLDPASREQVLDALRSYQGAVVLVTHDPGAAEALDPQRVVLLPDGTEDYWSEEYRDLIELA; from the coding sequence GTGATCACGGCTACGGGCCTTGAGGTCCGCGCTGGTGCGCGCATCTTGCTCTCACCCGACGGCCCCGATCTCCGGATTCAGCCCGGCGACCGCATCGGGCTGGTCGGCCGTAATGGCGCGGGCAAGACCACAACCCTGCGCATCCTGGCGGGGGAGAGCGAACCGTATGCCGGGGCGGTGACCCGGATCGGCGAAATCGGTTATCTGCCACAGGATCCCAAAGAGGGCGATCTCGACGTGCTGGCCCGCGACCGGGTGCTGTCGGCCCGCGGATTGGACGTCCTGCTCACCGATTTGGAGAAGCAGCAGGCGTTGATGGCCGAGGTCGCCGACGATGAGGCACGCGACCGCGCCATCCGTCGTTACGGCCAACTGGAGGAGCGATTCGTCGCGTTGGGCGGCTACGGCGCCGAAAGCGAAGCCGGCCGGATCTGCGCGAGTCTCGGCTTGCCGGAACGGGTCATGACGCAGCAACTGTGCACCCTGTCCGGCGGACAGCGTCGCCGGGTGGAGCTGTCGCGAATCCTGTTCGCCGCCTCCGATACCGGTGCGGGTTCGTCGACCACGCTGCTGCTCGACGAACCGACCAACCACCTTGACGCGGACTCGCTTGGCTGGCTGCGCGACTTCTTGCGGTCGCACAACGGTGGCCTGGTGGTCATCAGCCACAACGTCGAGTTGCTCGCCGACGTCGTCAACCGGGTGTGGTTTCTCGACGCCGTGCGCGGCGAGGTCGACGTCTACAACATGACGTGGCAGAAGTATCTCGACGCCCGGGCCACCGACGAACAGCGCCGCCGCCGGGAACGCGCGAATGCCGAACGCAAGGCCACCGCGCTGCGCTCACAGGCCGCCAAGCTGGGCGCGAAGGCCACCAAAGCTGTTGCAGCCCAAAACATGTTGCGGCGCGCCGATCGGATGATGGCCGCGCTCGACGAGGAACGGGTCGCAGACAGGGTGGCCCGGATCAAGTTTCCGACCCCGGCCGCGTGCGGCCGCACCCCGCTGGTGGCCAAGGGGCTGAGCAAGTCCTACGGCTCGCTCGAAGTGTTCACCGGGGTCGACCTGGCGATAGACCGGGGTTCCCGAGTGGTGGTGCTGGGGCTCAATGGCGCGGGCAAGACGACGCTGCTACGGCTGCTGGCCGGTGCCGAGACGCCCGACACCGGCGGGCTGGAGCCCGGACACGGTTTGCGCACGGGCTATTTCGCGCAGGAGCACGACACCATCGACAATGACGCCACGGTGTGGGAGAACATCCGCCACGCCGCACCCGAGTCTGGCGAGCAAGACCTCCGCGGCCTGCTGGGAGCGTTCATGTTCAGCGGCGCGCAGCTCGACCAGCCGGCCGGCACCCTGTCCGGCGGCGAGAAGACGCGGCTCGCCCTGGCCGGTTTGGTGGCATCCACGGCGAACGTGTTGCTGCTCGACGAGCCGACCAACAACCTCGATCCCGCGTCACGCGAACAGGTGCTCGACGCGCTGCGCAGCTATCAGGGCGCGGTGGTTCTGGTCACTCACGACCCGGGCGCGGCGGAGGCCCTGGACCCGCAACGCGTCGTCCTGCTGCCCGACGGAACCGAGGATTATTGGTCCGAGGAATACCGGGATCTGATCGAGCTCGCCTGA
- the moxR1 gene encoding chaperone MoxR1 yields MTAAGGPPPGASGYSAPGGQAGPGAHAAPSGGADGLAAEVHTLERAIFEVKRIIVGQDQLVERMLVGLLSKGHVLLEGVPGVAKTLAVETFAKVVGGTFARIQFTPDLVPTDIIGTRIYRQGKEEFDTELGPVVVNFLLADEINRAPAKVQSALLEVMAERQVSIGGKRFPLPNPFLVMATQNPIEHEGVYQLPEAQRDRFLFKINVGYPSPEEEREIIYRMGVKPPQPKQILDTGDLLRLQDLAANNFVHHALVDYVVRVVTATRHPEQLGMNDVKTWISFGASPRASLGIIAASRSLALVRGRDYVIPQDVVEVIPDVLRHRLVLTYDALADEISPEIVINRVLQTVSLPQVNAVPQQGHSVPPVMQAAGAASNR; encoded by the coding sequence ATGACAGCAGCAGGTGGGCCGCCCCCGGGCGCCAGTGGTTACTCGGCCCCGGGCGGGCAGGCTGGTCCCGGAGCCCATGCGGCGCCATCCGGGGGTGCCGACGGATTGGCTGCCGAGGTACACACCCTGGAACGGGCCATCTTCGAGGTCAAGCGGATCATCGTCGGCCAGGACCAGCTCGTGGAGCGGATGTTGGTCGGCCTGCTGTCCAAGGGGCACGTGCTGCTCGAGGGTGTCCCCGGCGTCGCCAAGACGCTGGCCGTCGAAACGTTCGCGAAGGTGGTCGGCGGTACGTTCGCGCGTATCCAGTTCACGCCCGACCTGGTGCCCACCGACATCATCGGTACCCGCATCTACCGGCAGGGCAAGGAAGAGTTCGACACCGAGCTCGGCCCGGTCGTGGTCAACTTCCTGCTCGCCGACGAGATCAACCGTGCGCCCGCCAAGGTGCAGTCGGCGTTGCTCGAAGTCATGGCGGAACGTCAGGTGTCGATCGGTGGCAAGCGATTCCCGCTGCCCAACCCGTTCCTGGTGATGGCGACGCAGAACCCGATCGAGCACGAGGGTGTGTATCAGCTGCCCGAGGCGCAGCGCGACCGCTTCCTGTTCAAGATCAACGTCGGTTACCCCTCGCCCGAGGAAGAGCGCGAAATCATCTACCGGATGGGCGTCAAACCACCGCAGCCCAAGCAGATCCTGGACACCGGTGACCTGCTGCGGCTGCAGGACCTCGCCGCCAACAACTTCGTGCACCACGCGCTGGTCGACTATGTGGTGCGCGTCGTCACCGCCACCCGTCATCCCGAACAGCTCGGCATGAACGACGTGAAGACCTGGATCTCGTTCGGCGCCTCCCCGCGTGCGTCGTTGGGCATCATCGCCGCCTCGCGTTCGCTGGCCCTGGTCCGCGGTCGCGACTACGTGATCCCGCAGGACGTCGTCGAGGTCATCCCCGACGTGCTGCGCCACCGGTTGGTGCTGACCTACGACGCGCTGGCCGACGAGATCTCGCCCGAGATCGTCATCAACAGGGTCCTGCAGACCGTTTCCCTTCCCCAAGTGAATGCCGTTCCGCAGCAAGGGCATTCGGTACCGCCGGTGATGCAGGCTGCGGGCGCGGCTAGCAATCGGTGA
- the ripB gene encoding NlpC/P60 family peptidoglycan endopeptidase RipB: protein MRQKRFRLINLAWVTAMVTGLMLSVAAPAPLARADPGAWDPTLPATISAGAPGDPLAMANASLQATAQATQTTMDLGKQFLSGLGINLGGDAPAAAATPSNPGAKIPRANGRQAIEYVIRRMGSQMGVPYSWGGGSLQGPSKGIDDGANITGFDCSGLMRYGFAGVGVLIPRFSGDQYNAGRHIPPGEARRGDLIFYGPNGGQHVTMYLGNGQMLEASGSAGKVTVSPVRKPGMTPFLTRIIEY, encoded by the coding sequence ATGCGGCAGAAGCGTTTTCGCTTGATCAACCTGGCCTGGGTCACCGCCATGGTGACCGGGCTGATGTTGTCTGTCGCCGCACCGGCTCCGCTGGCCAGGGCCGACCCCGGCGCCTGGGATCCGACGCTGCCCGCGACCATCAGTGCCGGCGCTCCCGGCGACCCGCTGGCCATGGCCAACGCCTCGCTGCAGGCCACCGCCCAGGCCACCCAGACCACGATGGACCTGGGCAAGCAATTTCTGAGCGGGCTCGGGATCAACCTCGGCGGCGATGCGCCCGCCGCCGCTGCCACGCCCAGTAATCCGGGCGCCAAGATTCCGCGGGCGAACGGCCGGCAGGCCATCGAGTACGTGATCCGCCGGATGGGCTCCCAGATGGGCGTGCCGTATTCGTGGGGCGGCGGTTCGCTGCAGGGTCCGAGCAAGGGCATCGACGACGGCGCCAACATCACCGGCTTCGACTGCTCGGGCCTCATGCGGTACGGGTTCGCCGGTGTCGGCGTGCTGATCCCGCGATTCTCCGGTGACCAGTACAACGCCGGCCGCCACATTCCTCCCGGCGAGGCCAGGCGCGGCGACCTGATCTTTTACGGTCCGAACGGCGGCCAGCACGTGACCATGTATCTGGGCAACGGCCAGATGCTGGAGGCCTCCGGAAGCGCGGGCAAAGTGACCGTGAGCCCCGTGCGCAAGCCCGGCATGACGCCGTTCCTGACTAGGATCATCGAGTACTGA
- a CDS encoding Rv1476 family membrane protein, with amino-acid sequence MTGHDAFVQTPSFLPPFLPAYIPQDVDMAAVKAQVAASGVSAPPDAVPGLLDVVNQAHGAGINLKIVLLDHNPPNDTPLRDISTVVGADYHDATVLTLSPNYVGTYSTQFPRVTLEAGEDIAKTGNPVVSAQHFLHELETPEFPWTGLTIFLLVGVFAAAVGTRFAQLRSRRPATPAETKETQSDEPTQGF; translated from the coding sequence ATGACCGGGCACGACGCTTTTGTCCAGACCCCTTCCTTCTTGCCCCCGTTCCTGCCCGCCTACATCCCGCAGGACGTCGACATGGCGGCGGTCAAGGCGCAGGTTGCCGCGTCCGGGGTCAGCGCGCCACCGGACGCGGTGCCGGGCCTACTCGACGTGGTCAACCAGGCCCACGGGGCGGGCATCAATCTCAAAATCGTGTTGCTCGACCACAATCCGCCGAACGACACTCCATTGCGCGATATCTCCACCGTGGTGGGTGCGGACTATCACGACGCCACCGTCCTGACGCTCAGCCCGAATTACGTCGGCACCTACAGCACGCAGTTTCCGCGCGTCACGCTCGAGGCCGGCGAAGACATCGCCAAAACCGGCAACCCGGTGGTCTCGGCGCAGCACTTTCTGCACGAGTTGGAAACCCCCGAGTTTCCCTGGACCGGGCTGACGATTTTCTTGCTTGTCGGCGTGTTCGCCGCGGCCGTCGGCACCCGGTTCGCGCAGCTGCGCAGCAGGCGGCCAGCAACCCCAGCGGAGACCAAAGAAACCCAATCGGACGAGCCCACTCAGGGCTTCTAA